A segment of the Aromatoleum aromaticum EbN1 genome:
CGTGCGGCTCGGCATCGAAACGGACACCGGAGACGCGGAAGGAGCGGCGATCGCAACGGCTCCCGTGCACGTAACGGACGATTCGATCCGCCAGGCACTGGCGGCGCTGACGGGTGAAATCGAGCAGGTTCCGCCGATGTATTCGGCGCTCAAGCGCGACGGCAAGCCCCTGTACGAATACGCTCGCGCGGGAATCGAGGTCGAGCGCGCCGCGCGCCCCGTGACGATCCATTCGCTCGAACTGCTCGGCGTGGAAGGGGATTCGTTGCGGATCCGCGTCGATTGCAGCAAGGGAACGTATGTCCGCACGCTGGCCATCGACCTGGGGCGCTTGCTCGGTTGCGGCGGCCATCTGACCGAATTGCGCCGGACGAGGATCGGACCTTTCAACGTGGACGAGGCCGTTACGCTCACGGCGTTGGAGGCGCTGCCTGCGGAGTCGCGCGTCGGGCTATTGGCGCCGGTCGATGCGCTGGTGGGTCATCTGCCGCGCATCGAACTCGATGCCTTCCAGGCTGGCCTGCTTCTGCAGGGACGTGTGCTTGCAGCTCCCTGCGGCGCAGCGGGGCTGGTGCGTATTTACGGCGAAGGCCGTTACCTCGGACTGGGGGAATGCGACGGAAACGGCACATTGTCACCGAAACGTCTCGTTTCGACGGTTGCCACAGCGCAACAATCTTGATAACGATTGAGTTTTCCGGCCAGCGTTCGGTATAATCGTCCGCTTCTGATTGGCAGAACGAAAAGAGTAAACACCCACATGGCTCTCGATACCGCATCCAAGTCGCAGATCGTCAACGACTTCCAGCGCGCCCAAGGCGACACCGGTTCCCCGGAAGTCCAGGTCGCGCTTCTCACCGCCCGCATCAACGGGCTGACCGGTCATTTCAAGGCCAACGCGAAAGATCACCACTCGCGCCGCGGCCTGCTGAAGATGGTCAGCCAGCGTCGCAAACTGCTTGACTACCTGAAGGGCAAGAACGCCGACAGCTATCGCAACCTGATCGAGCGTCTGGGCCTGCGCAAGTAATCACGCTGGCCGTGGCAAGTCCGGCAGCGTCGAAAAAGGCAAGTTAAGCCGGCAAGCCGGTGCGGGCCCCGAAGGGCCGCACCGGCTTTGTTTTTGCAGCGTCGGATTTGTTAAACATCGCAGTTGTAGTTTGCTGCACCATTTATCGAGAGGATCTTCACTTTGCCTACCGCTATCAAGAAAACCTTTGCGTACGGTGCCCATACCGTAACGCTCGAAACAGGCGAGATCGCTCGCCAGGCCGGCGGTGCCGTGATCGTCAACATGGATGACACGATCGTGCTGGCAACGGTCGTCGCCGCCAAGGAGGCCAAGGCGGGCCAGGATTTCTTCCCGCTTACCGTCGACTACGTCGAGAAGTTCTACGCCGCGGGGCGCATCCCCGGCGGCTTCTTCAAGCGCGAAGGCCGTCCCACCGAGAAGGAAACGCTGACCAGCCGCCTGATCGACCGTCCGATCCGTCCGCTTTTCCCGGAAGGCTTCTATAACGAAGTCCAGGTCATCATCACCGTGCTGTCGCTCAACCCGGAGGTCGATCCGGACATCCCCGCGATGATTGGCGCATCGGCGGCG
Coding sequences within it:
- the rpsO gene encoding 30S ribosomal protein S15, yielding MALDTASKSQIVNDFQRAQGDTGSPEVQVALLTARINGLTGHFKANAKDHHSRRGLLKMVSQRRKLLDYLKGKNADSYRNLIERLGLRK
- the truB gene encoding tRNA pseudouridine(55) synthase TruB, with protein sequence MKASKQFRHQRRIVDGVLLLDKPRGLTSNAALQTARRLLNAAKAGHTGTLDPMATGLLPLTLGEATKFSQMLLDADKAYEATVRLGIETDTGDAEGAAIATAPVHVTDDSIRQALAALTGEIEQVPPMYSALKRDGKPLYEYARAGIEVERAARPVTIHSLELLGVEGDSLRIRVDCSKGTYVRTLAIDLGRLLGCGGHLTELRRTRIGPFNVDEAVTLTALEALPAESRVGLLAPVDALVGHLPRIELDAFQAGLLLQGRVLAAPCGAAGLVRIYGEGRYLGLGECDGNGTLSPKRLVSTVATAQQS